Proteins from one Romboutsia sp. CE17 genomic window:
- the thiD gene encoding bifunctional hydroxymethylpyrimidine kinase/phosphomethylpyrimidine kinase: MKNYKIPTLTIAGSDSSGGAGIQADLKTFSAIGTYGMSVITAITAQNTEGVFDVEELSSNIIKSQIRVVCEDIPPKAIKVGMVSSPEIIKDIVDTLEEYPCEYLVVDPVMISKSGYALLKPEAMENLKKYLIPKAYIVTPNLPEAEEITNMKIHTVEDMKKAGQLILNLGPKYVLMKGGHLNGDCIDLLMGKDIFEIFEGERVNRKNTHGTGCTISSAIASHLALGYDVKEAVRLSKEYITEAIRYSFDIGKGVGPVHHFYREDKNNDK, from the coding sequence ATGAAAAACTATAAAATACCCACATTAACAATTGCTGGATCTGATTCATCAGGTGGAGCTGGTATTCAAGCAGATCTAAAAACTTTTTCAGCAATAGGAACTTATGGTATGAGTGTTATAACAGCCATAACTGCTCAAAATACTGAAGGTGTATTTGATGTGGAGGAATTAAGTTCTAACATAATAAAATCACAAATAAGAGTAGTTTGTGAAGATATACCGCCAAAGGCTATAAAAGTTGGAATGGTTTCTTCTCCAGAAATTATAAAAGATATAGTAGATACTTTAGAGGAATATCCTTGTGAATATTTAGTAGTTGACCCAGTTATGATTTCAAAGAGTGGTTATGCACTACTAAAACCAGAGGCAATGGAAAATTTAAAAAAATATCTTATACCTAAGGCATACATAGTAACACCAAATCTTCCAGAAGCAGAAGAAATAACAAATATGAAGATACATACTGTTGAAGATATGAAAAAGGCAGGTCAACTAATATTAAATTTAGGTCCAAAGTATGTGCTTATGAAGGGTGGACACCTAAATGGAGATTGTATAGATTTACTTATGGGAAAAGATATATTTGAGATATTTGAAGGAGAAAGAGTAAATAGAAAAAATACTCATGGAACAGGTTGTACTATATCTTCAGCAATAGCATCTCATTTAGCTTTAGGTTATGATGTAAAAGAAGCTGTAAGACTTAGTAAAGAATATATTACAGAAGCCATAAGATATAGTTTTGATATAGGAAAAGGTGTTGGACCGGTACACCATTTTTATAGAGAAGATAAGAATAATGATAAATAG
- the thiE gene encoding thiamine phosphate synthase, producing MINKEKLKKNLKLYLVTDSLILKDRDFYKCIEDAIKSGVTMVQLREKNLSGKEFLERAIKLRELTKKYNVTFIINDRIDIAMIVDADGVHIGQSDIDAISARKLLGENKIIGVSARNLEEAKIAKENGADYLGIGAMFSTSTKTDAKLVSFNTLEEIIKEVNLPFVLIGGITLDNVNELKKFNPDGYALVSGILGAENIGKRVEKWYERI from the coding sequence ATGATAAATAAAGAGAAATTAAAAAAAAATCTCAAGCTATATTTAGTTACAGACTCACTTATACTAAAAGATAGAGACTTTTATAAATGTATAGAAGATGCTATAAAAAGTGGAGTTACTATGGTACAACTTAGAGAGAAAAATTTAAGTGGAAAAGAGTTTTTAGAAAGAGCAATAAAGCTTAGAGAACTTACTAAAAAATACAATGTAACATTTATAATTAATGACAGAATAGATATTGCCATGATTGTAGATGCAGATGGAGTTCATATAGGACAAAGTGATATAGATGCAATTTCTGCTAGAAAACTACTGGGAGAAAATAAGATAATAGGAGTTTCAGCTAGAAATCTTGAAGAAGCTAAAATTGCTAAAGAAAATGGTGCAGACTACTTAGGTATTGGAGCTATGTTTTCAACTTCAACTAAAACAGATGCAAAATTAGTTTCTTTTAATACTTTAGAAGAAATTATAAAAGAGGTAAATTTACCCTTTGTATTAATAGGTGGTATAACACTAGATAATGTAAACGAGCTAAAGAAATTCAATCCAGATGGATATGCCTTAGTATCAGGAATTTTAGGAGCAGAGAACATAGGTAAAAGAGTTGAAAAGTGGTATGAAAGAATTTAA
- a CDS encoding accessory gene regulator ArgB-like protein, producing MLRKKIDCFVEDICKYNNFTQEKTEEIQYVMRLMMYEILKIITIIIIFSMFGYFKEVVLIIFTMACVKPFTGGYHETSQKRCLIATTILCCLTILIAKNSNLNLVSTILISIINIFCIYHQAPIINKCMPITKPSLIKKNNKIALVNSIILSMISIFIIKYGVYSNIITWTLTINVCLMFNSKKHGEE from the coding sequence ATGTTGAGAAAAAAAATAGATTGTTTTGTGGAAGATATATGCAAATACAATAACTTTACACAAGAGAAAACAGAAGAAATACAGTACGTAATGAGATTAATGATGTATGAGATACTCAAAATTATAACTATAATAATTATATTTTCTATGTTTGGATATTTTAAAGAGGTAGTTTTAATTATATTTACTATGGCATGTGTAAAACCATTTACAGGAGGGTATCACGAGACATCACAAAAGAGATGTTTAATTGCTACTACAATACTATGCTGTTTAACTATATTAATAGCAAAAAACAGCAATTTAAATCTTGTAAGCACTATATTGATAAGCATTATAAATATATTCTGCATATATCATCAAGCACCTATAATAAATAAATGTATGCCTATAACAAAACCAAGTTTAATAAAGAAAAATAATAAAATAGCATTAGTTAATTCTATAATCTTATCTATGATTTCTATATTTATAATTAAATATGGAGTTTATAGCAATATAATAACATGGACATTAACAATTAATGTTTGCTTAATGTTCAATTCAAAAAAACATGGGGAGGAATAA
- a CDS encoding N-acetylmuramoyl-L-alanine amidase, whose amino-acid sequence MKWYLDFGHGGKDPGAVGQKQTKESEIVLKIGLEVKNTLEQALEKVITTREDDKYYSLDYRSTKANKNNCDYFISIHMNSSTNKTAKGCEVWVYDKTSKLYNLANNLSTNISNKINTPNRGIKISKEFSVLRKTTMPALLIEIDFISNPLVENNLKSPKYIKDIADTISSTLLSFVNKSITNDDIFYRVCIGAFNDKNNAIKLKNKAISKGFKDTYITTK is encoded by the coding sequence ATGAAATGGTACTTAGACTTTGGGCATGGAGGAAAAGACCCAGGAGCTGTCGGACAAAAGCAAACTAAAGAAAGTGAAATAGTTCTAAAAATAGGACTTGAGGTAAAAAACACTCTAGAACAAGCTCTTGAAAAAGTAATAACCACAAGAGAGGATGACAAATACTATTCCCTAGACTATCGAAGTACAAAAGCAAATAAAAATAACTGCGACTACTTTATAAGCATTCATATGAACTCATCAACTAATAAAACTGCAAAAGGATGTGAAGTATGGGTATACGATAAAACTAGTAAACTATACAACCTAGCTAATAATCTATCCACTAATATCTCAAATAAAATAAATACACCTAATCGTGGAATAAAAATATCAAAAGAATTTTCAGTTCTTAGAAAAACTACAATGCCTGCTCTATTAATAGAAATAGACTTTATATCAAACCCTTTGGTAGAAAATAATCTAAAATCACCTAAATATATAAAAGATATAGCAGATACAATATCATCTACCCTACTATCATTTGTAAATAAGTCCATAACTAATGATGATATTTTTTATAGGGTTTGTATAGGAGCTTTCAATGATAAAAACAATGCAATTAAACTAAAAAATAAAGCTATATCCAAAGGATTCAAAGACACATATATAACTACAAAATAA
- the add gene encoding adenosine deaminase — MNKLPKIELHCHLDGSVRVETVIDIAKKENIDMTSYDSEKVSELLRVPSNCTSLVEYLKKFEIPNQVMQTKESLKRVTFELLEDAHKENIKYMEIRFAPILHTNKGLSIKEVIKSVINGINYAEEKYDIKANLILGCMRNMSENDAILVINEGKEFLGKGVVAVDLCGPENENFSEEYKNAINLARSYGYRVTIHAGEAASGKNVVEAINLLGAERIGHGINIKDMKEAYELVKDKKITLEMCPTSNIHTKAIDSMKQYPFYNFYKDGISVTLNTDNRTVSNIDLTNEINLIKDNFNMTMDEYKDIYLNTVESTFADEKTKDWLRKLI, encoded by the coding sequence ATGAACAAGTTACCTAAAATTGAACTACATTGTCACTTAGATGGAAGTGTTAGAGTAGAAACTGTTATAGATATTGCGAAAAAAGAAAATATTGATATGACTTCATATGATTCAGAAAAAGTTAGTGAACTATTAAGAGTTCCATCAAACTGTACATCATTAGTAGAATATCTAAAAAAATTTGAAATACCTAATCAAGTAATGCAAACCAAGGAAAGTTTAAAAAGAGTAACATTTGAATTATTAGAAGATGCGCATAAAGAAAATATAAAATATATGGAAATAAGGTTTGCTCCAATACTTCATACAAATAAAGGTTTAAGTATAAAAGAAGTAATAAAAAGTGTTATAAATGGGATAAACTATGCTGAAGAAAAATATGATATAAAAGCGAACTTAATATTAGGATGTATGAGAAATATGAGTGAAAATGATGCAATCTTAGTGATAAATGAAGGGAAAGAATTTTTAGGAAAGGGTGTAGTTGCAGTAGACCTTTGTGGACCAGAAAATGAGAACTTTTCAGAAGAATATAAAAATGCTATAAATTTAGCTAGAAGTTATGGATATAGAGTTACAATACATGCAGGAGAAGCAGCAAGTGGAAAAAATGTAGTAGAAGCTATAAATTTATTAGGAGCTGAAAGAATAGGTCACGGAATTAATATTAAAGATATGAAAGAGGCATATGAATTAGTAAAGGATAAAAAAATCACATTAGAAATGTGTCCTACAAGTAATATACATACAAAGGCAATAGATAGCATGAAACAGTATCCATTTTATAATTTTTATAAGGATGGAATAAGTGTAACTTTAAATACGGATAATAGAACTGTATCTAATATAGATCTTACTAATGAGATAAATTTAATAAAAGACAATTTCAATATGACAATGGATGAATATAAGGATATTTACTTAAATACAGTTGAATCAACATTTGCAGATGAAAAAACAAAAGATTGGTTAAGAAAACTAATTTAA
- the thiM gene encoding hydroxyethylthiazole kinase, with the protein MEIFNLIEKVREINPLVLHYTNNVTITDCANTTLAIGASPLMSFSYEEVDDIVKAASSVVINIGTMNSELLDLFLLAGKTANKYNKPVILDPVGVFATKARTELTNKLLNEVKFDVIRGNISEIQFLGGLDVNGKGVDSFDDGRDSTHIVEYVARKLDCVVVASGKTDLISDGKSTYKIQNGSAKLKFITGTGCMSTSLIGSFLPCTDKTIDAAVMGTLAMSLSGELADKENPPIGTYKTLLFDNLFLLDKKTLEKYAKIEVRDINYSL; encoded by the coding sequence ATGGAAATATTTAATTTAATAGAAAAAGTCAGGGAGATAAATCCATTAGTACTACATTATACAAATAATGTAACTATAACAGATTGTGCTAATACAACTTTAGCCATAGGAGCTAGTCCACTTATGAGTTTTTCATATGAAGAAGTTGATGATATAGTAAAAGCAGCTAGCTCTGTTGTAATAAATATAGGAACTATGAATAGTGAACTTTTAGATTTATTCCTTTTAGCAGGAAAGACTGCAAATAAGTATAACAAGCCAGTTATATTAGACCCAGTAGGTGTATTTGCAACGAAAGCTAGAACAGAGCTTACTAATAAGCTACTTAATGAAGTAAAATTTGATGTAATTAGAGGTAATATATCAGAAATACAATTTTTAGGTGGTCTAGATGTAAATGGAAAAGGTGTAGACTCTTTTGATGATGGAAGAGATTCTACGCATATAGTTGAATATGTTGCAAGAAAGTTAGATTGTGTAGTAGTTGCATCTGGTAAAACAGATTTAATAAGTGATGGTAAAAGTACTTATAAGATACAAAATGGAAGTGCGAAGTTAAAATTCATAACAGGGACAGGATGTATGAGTACAAGCTTAATTGGAAGTTTCTTACCATGTACTGATAAAACAATTGATGCAGCAGTTATGGGAACACTAGCAATGAGCTTAAGTGGTGAACTTGCAGATAAAGAAAATCCACCAATAGGAACATATAAAACTTTATTATTTGATAATTTATTTTTGTTAGATAAGAAAACTTTAGAAAAGTATGCAAAGATTGAAGTTAGAGATATAAATTATTCATTATAG
- a CDS encoding DUF1540 domain-containing protein has translation MNSNLNCQAYNCAYNKNFNCFASHIKVEGYEAAVTPETYCDSFKDKSSFTFSNYSEKSNLTSTQDISCSATNCTYNINGACNASHVDINFENASCETFRLSH, from the coding sequence ATGAATAGTAATTTAAATTGTCAAGCTTATAATTGTGCTTATAACAAAAACTTTAACTGTTTCGCATCTCATATAAAGGTAGAAGGCTATGAAGCCGCTGTAACTCCAGAAACTTATTGTGACAGCTTTAAGGATAAATCTTCTTTTACTTTTTCAAATTATTCTGAAAAAAGTAATTTGACTAGTACTCAAGATATATCTTGTAGCGCTACTAATTGTACATATAATATTAATGGGGCTTGTAATGCTAGCCATGTTGATATAAATTTTGAAAATGCAAGTTGTGAAACTTTCAGATTATCACATTAA
- the tenA gene encoding thiaminase II: MLITDYLYESVESIWEAYLDHDFLKDMGNGTLCKEKFKNYLIQDYLYLKEYAKVYAMALVKCENINQMKFCQSSINGILEDESATHIWYLKNFGEKIEELENYKIKEANENYTSYMKSIALTGDLIDTMVSVLPCAWSYYYIGKNLKEIYKENLEENFYKNWIDSYSCKEYEQVAKSSIDFVNELCKNIDENKKEKLKDIFIKASIHEMRFWDMAYEEIK; this comes from the coding sequence ATGTTAATTACGGACTATTTATATGAAAGTGTAGAGTCGATATGGGAAGCATATTTAGATCATGACTTCTTAAAAGATATGGGAAATGGAACTTTATGCAAGGAAAAATTTAAAAACTATTTAATACAGGATTATCTTTATCTAAAAGAGTATGCAAAAGTATATGCTATGGCATTAGTAAAATGTGAAAATATAAATCAAATGAAGTTTTGCCAAAGTAGTATAAATGGTATATTAGAAGATGAAAGTGCCACACATATTTGGTATCTAAAAAACTTTGGTGAAAAAATAGAAGAATTAGAAAACTACAAAATCAAAGAAGCTAACGAAAATTATACAAGCTACATGAAATCCATAGCGCTAACAGGTGATTTAATAGATACTATGGTAAGTGTGTTACCATGTGCTTGGAGTTATTACTATATAGGTAAAAATCTAAAAGAAATTTACAAAGAGAATTTAGAAGAAAACTTTTATAAAAATTGGATAGATTCTTATTCGTGTAAAGAATATGAACAGGTTGCAAAAAGTAGCATAGATTTTGTAAATGAACTATGTAAAAATATTGATGAAAATAAAAAAGAAAAATTAAAAGACATATTCATAAAAGCAAGCATTCATGAAATGAGATTTTGGGATATGGCATATGAGGAGATTAAATAA
- a CDS encoding sensor histidine kinase gives MNFFTDLLNTVIQVFIMTYFPYYFLITNKDIDDKYGKKSLVISSISIFVTCILATSIFKNSNITSTSITIITLIIICIIYKSVYKKALIAYSIAYLLIQIIAILATSIFWPIISNITNDVELSRLLGIYIPAMILELLIIKNKDNVKIIYESLTKRRASLGIVFMLVISMDFIASISMILNGWANVVLTNVLILLIVIFIICISVYMNSMDKKYKEINRLNNLLIDKNNELKKIKHDYGSQISYINGLYVMQQYDRLGEMLKNIINGNAEVSSCVKYITNRGSIISNVVESLDLRDIHVVVDEEFDSNLIDISEYELHKIVSNILSNAITALEGKGLIIIKTYKIFNSVYISIKNNGPQIDQSILDSIFDTGFTTKTNKDGSHGYGLHIVKEIVENNNGKVHVSSNEEYTDFKVIFFNQKDRI, from the coding sequence ATGAATTTTTTTACTGATTTATTAAATACTGTTATACAAGTTTTTATAATGACTTACTTCCCATATTATTTTTTGATTACTAATAAAGATATAGATGATAAATATGGAAAAAAGAGTTTAGTTATAAGTAGTATAAGTATATTTGTAACATGTATTTTAGCTACAAGTATATTTAAAAACAGTAATATAACTTCTACGTCAATAACAATAATAACTCTAATCATTATATGTATAATCTACAAGAGTGTATACAAAAAAGCATTAATAGCTTATTCAATAGCATATTTATTAATACAGATTATAGCTATTTTAGCTACTAGTATATTCTGGCCTATAATAAGTAATATAACCAATGATGTAGAATTATCTAGATTATTAGGAATATATATTCCAGCTATGATTTTAGAGTTACTTATTATAAAAAATAAAGACAATGTGAAGATAATATATGAGAGCCTTACTAAAAGGAGAGCATCACTTGGAATTGTTTTTATGCTTGTTATATCGATGGATTTTATAGCTAGTATTTCTATGATATTAAATGGATGGGCTAATGTAGTTTTAACTAATGTATTGATACTGCTGATTGTTATATTTATAATATGTATTTCAGTTTATATGAATAGCATGGATAAAAAATATAAAGAAATTAATAGATTGAACAACTTATTAATTGATAAAAATAATGAGCTGAAAAAAATAAAGCATGACTATGGCTCTCAAATATCATATATTAATGGTTTATATGTAATGCAACAATATGATAGATTGGGAGAAATGTTAAAAAATATAATAAATGGAAACGCTGAGGTATCATCTTGTGTAAAATATATTACTAATAGAGGCTCTATTATATCTAATGTAGTTGAGTCATTAGATTTAAGAGATATACATGTAGTTGTAGATGAGGAGTTTGATTCTAATCTAATAGATATTAGTGAGTATGAGTTACATAAAATAGTATCAAATATTTTAAGTAATGCAATTACAGCATTAGAAGGTAAGGGATTAATAATTATAAAAACATATAAAATATTTAATAGTGTTTATATAAGTATTAAAAATAATGGACCTCAGATAGATCAAAGCATACTAGATAGTATATTTGATACAGGTTTCACTACAAAGACTAATAAAGATGGAAGTCATGGATATGGCTTACACATAGTTAAAGAAATTGTAGAAAATAATAATGGAAAAGTACATGTAAGTAGCAATGAGGAATATACTGACTTTAAAGTTATATTTTTTAATCAAAAAGATAGAATATAA
- a CDS encoding IS256 family transposase: MKDQREIIIPDLDYQAEVRKCKTMEDVVGKNGLMQKLFKDIIQQLLEAEMEEHLGRERHERSNEANPNYRNGYSSKTIESSFGEVGLDIPRDRKAQFEPKVVKKYETVCNELDKKIIGLYACGMSVRDIQSEMEELYGIDVSPAMISKITDKVVEAAAEWQSRELDEIYPIVYMDAMHFKVRDDNKIVSKAAYICMALDMKGKKDILGIWIGESEGAKFWLSVCNDLKNRGVDDILIACMDGLKGLPEAIKTVYPDVSIQTCIVHQIRNSLKYIASKDQREFMKDLKSVYRAFNEETALKNLDILKEKWYSKYSVVIDSWYNNWSNLNTYFEYPHEIRRIIYTTNALEGFNRQLRKYTKVRTVFPTDESLRKSLYLSTMKIMEKWTSPNQNWASTLGQLTIMFGERIPNSYTI, encoded by the coding sequence ATGAAAGATCAAAGAGAAATAATTATTCCAGATTTAGACTACCAAGCTGAAGTAAGAAAATGTAAAACCATGGAAGATGTAGTTGGTAAAAATGGATTAATGCAAAAGCTGTTCAAAGATATTATCCAACAATTGCTAGAAGCAGAAATGGAAGAACATCTGGGAAGAGAAAGGCATGAAAGAAGTAATGAAGCTAATCCAAACTATAGGAATGGATATAGTTCTAAGACTATTGAAAGTAGTTTTGGTGAAGTTGGCCTAGATATACCAAGAGATAGAAAAGCACAATTTGAACCGAAGGTTGTTAAAAAGTATGAAACTGTATGTAATGAACTAGATAAAAAAATAATAGGTCTTTATGCCTGTGGTATGAGTGTAAGAGATATCCAATCTGAAATGGAAGAACTATATGGCATTGATGTGTCTCCTGCAATGATATCTAAGATAACAGATAAGGTTGTAGAGGCTGCCGCCGAATGGCAAAGCAGAGAACTTGATGAAATATACCCAATCGTATATATGGATGCTATGCATTTTAAAGTAAGAGATGATAATAAAATAGTTTCAAAGGCAGCATATATATGTATGGCTTTAGATATGAAAGGAAAAAAAGATATATTAGGTATTTGGATTGGTGAATCAGAAGGCGCAAAATTTTGGCTATCAGTTTGTAATGATTTGAAAAATAGAGGCGTAGATGATATTTTAATTGCATGTATGGATGGTTTAAAAGGTCTACCTGAAGCAATTAAAACTGTATATCCAGATGTAAGTATTCAAACTTGTATAGTTCATCAAATTAGAAACTCTCTTAAATATATAGCATCAAAAGATCAGAGAGAGTTTATGAAAGATTTAAAAAGTGTTTATAGGGCATTTAACGAAGAAACAGCACTTAAAAATTTAGATATTCTTAAGGAGAAATGGTATTCAAAATATTCTGTTGTAATAGATTCATGGTACAATAACTGGAGTAATCTGAATACGTATTTTGAATATCCACATGAAATTAGAAGAATTATTTATACTACAAATGCTCTTGAGGGATTTAATAGACAGTTAAGAAAATATACTAAGGTAAGAACTGTATTTCCAACAGATGAGTCACTAAGAAAATCACTATATTTATCTACCATGAAAATTATGGAGAAATGGACCTCTCCAAACCAAAATTGGGCGTCTACTTTAGGACAGCTTACAATTATGTTTGGAGAAAGGATACCTAACTCTTACACAATATAA
- a CDS encoding DUF2922 domain-containing protein — protein METTKSLVMTFLDEGDSKVSLTVQDPRDNITEAEIKSAMELVISKNIFDPNGLSLVSAVDAKIVVKETTPYDLVIG, from the coding sequence ATGGAAACTACTAAAAGTTTAGTAATGACTTTTTTAGATGAAGGCGATTCAAAAGTATCATTAACTGTACAAGACCCTAGAGATAATATAACTGAAGCTGAAATAAAATCTGCTATGGAGTTAGTTATATCTAAGAATATCTTTGATCCAAATGGATTAAGCCTAGTATCTGCAGTAGATGCAAAAATAGTTGTTAAAGAGACAACTCCTTATGATTTAGTTATAGGTTAA
- a CDS encoding DUF1659 domain-containing protein — MAVVEFKNPSSLKIVLDLGLVDGKAKTRSKSFSNLKHDAVLQDVYDVGVALMGLQKHDVVDIIKVDNTTLS, encoded by the coding sequence ATGGCTGTTGTAGAATTTAAAAATCCATCAAGCTTGAAAATCGTATTAGACTTAGGTTTAGTAGATGGAAAAGCAAAAACAAGAAGTAAATCTTTTTCTAATTTAAAACATGATGCAGTACTTCAGGATGTATATGATGTTGGAGTAGCTTTGATGGGACTTCAAAAACATGATGTAGTCGACATAATAAAAGTAGATAACACAACACTTAGTTAA
- a CDS encoding YvrJ family protein yields the protein MNSEIQTLIASVGFPIALSMYLLVRIEGKLQALSDSINELSKNIISMK from the coding sequence ATGAATTCAGAGATTCAAACTCTGATAGCTTCTGTTGGTTTTCCTATAGCCCTTAGCATGTATTTACTTGTTAGGATTGAAGGTAAGCTTCAGGCTCTATCTGATAGTATTAATGAATTATCTAAAAATATAATTAGTATGAAATAA
- the thiT gene encoding energy-coupled thiamine transporter ThiT produces MINTIMLIICLIPIAYYLLNIKKSKLDTKTMIVVALFAACSLMLSKIKLIQYPQGGGVELLSSLPILMVGLLYGPITGMTCGLITGILGLMGSAYIIHPAQFLLDYILPTMLLGLSGLFNCKEKKNIFIGCLLAVLLKQVSHILSGCIYFAEYAWEGWNPLVYSIVYNLSGTGLEGLLSTIALTAMPLSKIKKMANISTTNKYNLGETYDK; encoded by the coding sequence ATGATAAATACAATAATGTTAATTATATGTTTAATACCGATAGCTTACTATCTACTAAACATAAAGAAATCTAAATTAGATACAAAAACAATGATAGTTGTAGCCTTATTTGCTGCATGTAGTTTGATGTTATCTAAAATAAAATTAATTCAATATCCACAAGGAGGAGGGGTTGAGTTATTGTCATCACTTCCAATTTTAATGGTTGGACTACTTTATGGACCTATTACAGGTATGACTTGTGGACTAATTACAGGAATACTAGGTTTAATGGGTTCAGCATATATAATTCATCCGGCACAATTTTTACTAGATTATATATTACCAACTATGTTGCTTGGGCTTAGCGGATTATTTAATTGTAAAGAAAAGAAAAATATATTTATAGGATGCTTATTGGCAGTACTTTTAAAACAAGTTTCTCACATACTTTCTGGGTGTATTTACTTTGCAGAATATGCATGGGAAGGATGGAATCCACTTGTTTACTCAATAGTTTACAACTTATCAGGAACAGGCCTAGAAGGATTACTTAGTACTATAGCTTTAACTGCAATGCCTTTATCTAAAATAAAAAAGATGGCCAATATAAGTACTACAAATAAATATAATCTAGGAGAAACTTATGATAAATAA
- the gltS gene encoding sodium/glutamate symporter, with the protein MFNISLTSSYTLILAIVLFLIGSIIKNKIKIFNNFCIPSPVIGGLLFSILYLILNSLSLIKISMNTNLMPSFMSFFFTAIGLGVSFSLIKKGGTLLIKYWILCGILAYCQNILTVILSKVCKINPLLGLMCGTISMEGGHGYAAAFGATIEKLGINNASSVGIACATLGLILGGILGGPVAKYLIVKYKLKPSYNNKQKSLIKSTPLGISKSYYGLTPYLFFEQFLIVLLCMTIGDFLTNLIYNITDITLPNVVCSMFIAVVIRNLNDKFNIIKIDLQLLDFLSELSLGMFLTMALMSIDLLKLSNLFGPILFIIFCQVIFIVWFSIFICFKVLGKNFDAAIIISGLIGHGLGATPNALANMTSISQKYGYSEKAFLVVPLVGAFLLDVFTMPCIILFINILG; encoded by the coding sequence TTGTTTAATATAAGCCTTACCTCATCGTATACATTAATACTTGCAATTGTCCTATTTTTAATAGGATCTATAATAAAAAACAAAATTAAGATATTTAACAATTTTTGTATTCCATCTCCAGTTATTGGAGGTTTGCTTTTTTCAATTTTATATTTAATACTTAATTCTTTAAGTTTAATTAAAATTTCTATGAATACAAACCTAATGCCTAGTTTTATGTCTTTCTTCTTTACAGCAATAGGTTTAGGTGTAAGCTTTTCACTAATAAAAAAAGGTGGTACACTACTAATTAAGTACTGGATTTTATGTGGCATCTTAGCTTATTGTCAAAATATATTAACAGTAATTTTATCTAAAGTCTGCAAAATAAACCCTTTGCTAGGTCTTATGTGTGGAACAATCTCTATGGAAGGCGGACATGGATATGCTGCTGCCTTTGGAGCTACTATAGAAAAATTAGGAATAAATAATGCTTCCAGTGTTGGTATTGCTTGTGCAACCTTAGGTTTAATACTAGGAGGAATTCTAGGAGGTCCTGTTGCTAAATATCTCATTGTAAAATACAAATTAAAACCTAGCTATAATAATAAACAAAAGTCTTTAATAAAAAGTACACCTCTTGGTATTTCAAAATCATACTATGGATTAACACCATATTTATTTTTTGAGCAGTTTTTAATAGTTTTATTATGTATGACTATTGGTGATTTTTTGACAAATTTAATTTATAATATAACAGACATAACATTACCTAATGTAGTTTGTTCTATGTTTATTGCTGTAGTTATTAGAAATTTAAATGACAAGTTTAATATAATTAAAATAGATCTACAACTTTTAGATTTTTTAAGTGAACTATCTTTAGGTATGTTTTTAACTATGGCATTAATGAGTATAGATTTATTAAAATTATCTAACCTATTTGGACCTATTTTATTTATAATATTTTGTCAAGTTATCTTTATAGTATGGTTTTCTATATTCATATGCTTTAAAGTTTTAGGTAAAAACTTTGATGCTGCTATTATAATCAGCGGTCTTATTGGCCATGGCCTAGGTGCTACACCTAATGCACTTGCTAATATGACATCTATTAGCCAAAAATATGGATATTCGGAAAAAGCTTTTTTAGTAGTTCCTCTAGTCGGTGCTTTTTTACTAGATGTATTTACAATGCCTTGTATTATTTTATTTATTAATATACTAGGATAA